A portion of the Rissa tridactyla isolate bRisTri1 chromosome 19, bRisTri1.patW.cur.20221130, whole genome shotgun sequence genome contains these proteins:
- the HDAC5 gene encoding histone deacetylase 5 isoform X3 → MDPQSDTEGGSSREPSLELLSHAQLHATLPAPGAEGPAEVCGAPEACGERRGPGLDAAARERQLQRELLALKQQQQLQKQLLFAEFQKQHEHLTRQHEVQLQKHLKQQEALAARRQQELEQQRQRERQEALEQQQRLEQLHALRTKDKSRESAIASTEVKLKLQEFLLSKTKEPGTGPPNHSLPQHPKCWAHHTSLDQSSPPQTGSPGTPPSYKLPLLGTYDGRDDFPLRKTASEPNLKVRSRLKQKVAERRSSPLLRRKDGTVISTFKKRAIEITVSSVCSSAPGSGPSSPNSSHSAIAENGFTGSVPNIHAEQLLPQHRALTLDGASQLSLYTSPSLPNISLGLQATVTVTNSHLNASPKLSPQAEAERPAVATLRPGAALTGKFLSTSSIPGCLLGVALEGDPPAGPASLLQHVLLLEQARQQSTLIAVPLHGQSPLVTGERAGSVRTVSKLPRHRPLSRTQSSPLPQSPQALPHGALPHGTLQHHFLDKQQVQLGKLLPKAGELARQPPTHPEETEEELTEQQSPPPGDGVPPGPPVAIASPDASDPPERLQDPEMPHEEPGDSGDEAEGSGVSDVTELGVTYKQVFPEAPLQLYPAPTLGILALPHPALARTQSSPASAAIKPPAPDGPPKHLFTTGVVYDTFMLKHQCTCGNTNIHPEHAGRIQSIWSRLQETGLLGKCERIRGRKATLEEIQTVHSEHHTLLYGTSPLNRQKLDSKKLLGPISQKMYAVLPCGGIGVDSDTVWNEMHSSSAVRMAVGCLVELAFKVAAGEIKNGFAVIRPPGHHAEESTAMGFCFFNSVAISAKLLQQKLSVGRILIVDWDIHHGNGTQQAFYSDPNVLYISLHRYDDGNFFPGSGAPEEVGSGMGVGYNINIAWTGGVDPPIGDVEYLTAFRTVVMPIANEFSPDVVLVSAGFDAVEGHLSPLGGYSVTAKCFGHLTKQLMMLAGGRVVLALEGGHDLTAICDASEACVSALLGLELEPLDPSLLQQKPNVNAVATLEKVIEIQSKHWGSVKRFATAVGCSLLEAQKGEAEEAETVTAMALLSVGAEQGSADPQPRYGPPGAPTVHGDTHVPGGVHGATRVLGGLHVPGGVHGATRVLGGLHVPGGVHGATRVLGGLHVPGGVHGATRVLRGMCVPGAVHSATCVVAGGACPLGCACSHVCPQGDACSLGSTWSHMCPRGAVCPLGCAWTHMCPRGDVCPWGCARSYVCPQGGAGWGGAACPLGCTWSHMFRHGDACPWGCAWNHACPQGAACPLGSLWSHMCPCGAACPLGCAQTCACPWGGCVSLGVCVEPREFSG, encoded by the exons ATGGACCCCCAGAGCGACACAG AGGGGGGGTCCAGCCGTGAGCCCTCGCTGGAGCTCCTGTCCCATGCCCAGCTCCACgccaccctccctgccccag GGGCGGAGGGGCCGGCAGAGGTGTGTGGGGCACCCGAAGCGTGCGGGGAGCGCCGGGggccagggctggatgcagcggCGCGGGAGCGGCAGCTGCAGCGGGAGCTGCTGGCcctcaagcagcagcagcagctccagaagCAGCTGCTCTTCGCCGAGTTCCAGAAGCAGCACGAGCACCTCACCCGCCAGCATGAGGTCCAGCTCCAGAAGCACCTCAAG cagcaggaagcgcTGGCCGCCcggcggcagcaggagctggagcagcagcggcagcgggAGCGGCAGGAggccctggagcagcagcagcgcctgGAGCAGCTCCATGCCCTGCGCACCAAGGACAAGAGCCGCGAGA gtgcCATAGCCAGCACAGAGGTGAAGCTGAAGCTGCAGGAGTTCCTGCTCAGCAAGACAAAGGAGCCGGGCACCGGCCCCCCCAACcattccctcccccagcaccccaaatgTTG ggCTCACCACACCTCGTTGGACCAGAGTTCCCCCCCCCAGACCGgcagcccggggacccccccatcCTACAAACTCCCCCTCCTCGGCACCTACGACGGCCGGGATGATTTCCCGCTCCGCAAAACCG CCTCCGAACCCAACCTGAAAGTGCGCTCGCGGTTAAAACAGAAGGTGGCGGAGCGGAGAAGCAGCCCCCTCCTGCGCAGGAAGGACGGCACTGTCATCAGCACCTTCAAGAAGCGCGCCATCGAGATCACGG TGTCCTCGGTGTGCAGCAGCGCCCCCGGCTCCGGGCCCAGCTCCCCCAACAGCTCCCACAGCGCCATCGCCGAGAACGGCTTCACCGGCTCTGTCCCCAACATCCACGCGGAG cagctcctgccccagcaccgagccctgacGCTGGACGGCGCCAGCCAGCTCAGCCTCTACacgtccccgtccctccccaacatctccctggggctgcaggccacCGTCACCGTCACCAACTCCCACCTCAAC GCGTCCCCCAAGCTGTCACCGCAGGCGGAGGCTGAGCGGCCAGCTGTGGCCACTCTGCGCCCTGGGGCCGCCCTCACTGGCAAGTTCCTGAGCACGTCCTCCATCCCGGGCTGCCTGCTGGGGGTGGCCCTGGAAGGAGACCCTCCTGCCGGCCCCGCGTCCCTGCTGCAGCACGTCCTGCTGCTGGAGCAAGCGCGCCAGCAGAGCACCCTCATTGCTG TGCCTCTGCATGGGCAGTCGCCGCTGGTGACAGGGGAGCGCGCGGGGAGCGTGCGGACGGTGAGCAAGCTGCCGCGGCACCGGCCCCTGAGCCGCACGCAGTCGTCCCCGctgccccagagcccccaggccctgccccacggcgccctgccccacggcaccctcCAGCACCACTTCCttgacaagcagcaggtccagctgGGCaag ctgctccccaagGCGGGGGAGCTAGCGCGGcagccccccacccaccccgagGAGACAGAGGAGGAGTTGACGGAGCAGCAGTCGCCCCCCCCAGGCGACGGGGTCCCCCCTGGCCCCCCTGTTGCCATCGCCTCCCCGGACGCCAGCGACCCCCCAGAGCGGCTGCAGGACCCTGAAATGCCTCACGAGGAGCCGGGTGACAGCGGGGACGAAGCCGAGGGCTCTGGGGTCTCCGATGTCACTGAGCTGGGGGTCACATACAAGCAG GTGTTCCCCGAGGCGCCGCTGCAGCTGTATCCTGCCCCCACCCTGGGCATCCTGGCGCTGCCCCACCCGGCCCTCGCCCGCACCCAGTCGTCCCCCGCCAGCGCCGCCATCAAGCCCCCCGCACCTGACGGGCCCCCCAAGCATCTCTTCACCACAG GTGTGGTGTACGACACCTTCATGCTGAAGCACCAGTGCACCTGTGGGAACACCAACATCCACCCCGAGCACGCTGGTCGCATCCAGAGCATCTGGTCCCGCCTGCAGGAGACCGGACTCCTCGGCAAGTGCGAG cgcATCCGGGGCAGGAAGGCGACGCTGGAGGAGATCCAAACGGTGCACTCAGAGCATCACACGCTGCTCTATGGCACCAGCCCCCTCAACCGCCAAAAACTCGACAGCAAGAAGCTCCTGG GTCCCATTAGCCAGAAGATGTACGCAGTGCTGCCGTGCGGGGGCATCGGG GTGGACAGTGACACGGTGTGGAATGAGATGCACTCCTCCAGCGCCGTGCGCATGGCAGTGGGCTGCCTGGTGGAGCTTGCCTTCAAGGTGGCCGCTGGGGAGATCAAG aaCGGCTTCGCCGTCATCCGCCCCCCCGGACACCATGCGGAGGAGTCCACGGCCAT gggctTCTGCTTCTTCAACTCGGTGGCCATCTCGGCCAAActgctccagcagaagctgaGCGTGGGCAGGATCCTCATCGTGGACTGG GACATCCACCACGGGAACGGGACCCAGCAAGCCTTCTACAGCGACCCCAATGTCCTCTACATCTCCCTGCACCGCTATGATGACGGCAACTTCTTCCCAGGCAGTGGAGCGCCTGAGGAG GTCGGCAGCGGGATGGGAGTGGGCTACAACATCAACATCGCCTGGACCGGGGGCGTTGACCCCCCCATCGGGGATGTGGAGTATCTTACCGCCTTCAG GACCGTGGTGATGCCCATCGCCAATGAGTTCTCCCCAGATGTGGTGCTGGTCTCAGCCGGCTTCGACGCTGTCGAGGGTCACCTCTCCCCACTCGGTGGCTACTCCGTCACCGCCAAAT GTTTTGGCCACTTGACGAAGCAGCTGATGATGCTGGCAGGGGGCCGGGTGGTGCTGGCACTGGAGGGGGGGCACGACCTGACGGCCATCTGCGACGCCTCGGAGGCCTGCGTCTCCGCTCTGCTCGGCCTGGAG CTGGAGCCGCTGGATCCgtccctgctgcagcagaagccaaACGTGAACGCGGTGGCCACCCTGGAGAAGGTCATCGAGATCCAGA GCAAGCACTGGGGCTCGGTGAAGCGCTTCGCGACGGCCGTGGGCTGCTCCCTGCTGGAGGCGCAGAagggggaggcggaggaggccGAGACGGTGACGGCCATGGCCCTGCTCTCGGTGGGTGCCGAGCAGGGGAGCGCCGACCCCCAGCCCAGGTATGGCCCCCCGGGAGCCCCCACTGTGCATGGAGACACGCATGTCCCTGGGGGTGTGCATGGAGCCACCCGTGTCCTTGGGGGGCTGCATGTCCCTGGGGGTGTGCATGGAGCCACCCGTGTCCTTGGGGGGCTGCATGTCCCTGGGGGTGTGCATGGAGCCACCCGTGTCCTTGGGGGGCTGCATGTCCCTGGGGGTGTGCATGGAGCCACACGCGTCCTCAGGGGCATGTGTGTCCCTGGGGCTGTGCACAGTGCCACATGTGTTGTCGCGGGTGGTGCATGTCCCTTGGGCTGTGCATGCAGCCACGTGTGTCCTCAGGGGGATGCATGTTCCCTGGGCTCTACATGGAGCCACATGTGTCCTCGGGGGGCTGTATGTCCCCTGGGCTGTGCATGGACCCACATGTGTCCTCGGGGCGATGTATGTCCCTGGGGCTGTGCACGGAGCTACGTGTGTCCTCAGggaggggcggggtgggggggagctgcGTGTCCCTTGGGCTGTACATGGAGCCACATGTTTCGTCATGGGGATGCATGTCCTTGGGGGTGTGCATGGAACCATGCATGTCCTCAGGGGGCTGCATGTCCCCTGGGCTCTTTATGGAGCCACATGTGTC
- the HDAC5 gene encoding histone deacetylase 5 isoform X8, with protein sequence MGWGVPIPEPPPAPFPQQQQEALAARRQQELEQQRQRERQEALEQQQRLEQLHALRTKDKSRESAIASTEVKLKLQEFLLSKTKEPGTGPPNHSLPQHPKCWAHHTSLDQSSPPQTGSPGTPPSYKLPLLGTYDGRDDFPLRKTASEPNLKVRSRLKQKVAERRSSPLLRRKDGTVISTFKKRAIEITVSSVCSSAPGSGPSSPNSSHSAIAENGFTGSVPNIHAEQLLPQHRALTLDGASQLSLYTSPSLPNISLGLQATVTVTNSHLNASPKLSPQAEAERPAVATLRPGAALTGKFLSTSSIPGCLLGVALEGDPPAGPASLLQHVLLLEQARQQSTLIAVPLHGQSPLVTGERAGSVRTVSKLPRHRPLSRTQSSPLPQSPQALPHGALPHGTLQHHFLDKQQVQLGKLLPKAGELARQPPTHPEETEEELTEQQSPPPGDGVPPGPPVAIASPDASDPPERLQDPEMPHEEPGDSGDEAEGSGVSDVTELGVTYKQVFPEAPLQLYPAPTLGILALPHPALARTQSSPASAAIKPPAPDGPPKHLFTTGVVYDTFMLKHQCTCGNTNIHPEHAGRIQSIWSRLQETGLLGKCERIRGRKATLEEIQTVHSEHHTLLYGTSPLNRQKLDSKKLLGPISQKMYAVLPCGGIGVDSDTVWNEMHSSSAVRMAVGCLVELAFKVAAGEIKNGFAVIRPPGHHAEESTAMGFCFFNSVAISAKLLQQKLSVGRILIVDWDIHHGNGTQQAFYSDPNVLYISLHRYDDGNFFPGSGAPEEVGSGMGVGYNINIAWTGGVDPPIGDVEYLTAFRTVVMPIANEFSPDVVLVSAGFDAVEGHLSPLGGYSVTAKCFGHLTKQLMMLAGGRVVLALEGGHDLTAICDASEACVSALLGLELEPLDPSLLQQKPNVNAVATLEKVIEIQSKHWGSVKRFATAVGCSLLEAQKGEAEEAETVTAMALLSVGAEQGSADPQPRYGPPGAPTVHGDTHVPGGVHGATRVLGGLHVPGGVHGATRVLGGLHVPGGVHGATRVLGGLHVPGGVHGATRVLRGMCVPGAVHSATCVVAGGACPLGCACSHVCPQGDACSLGSTWSHMCPRGAVCPLGCAWTHMCPRGDVCPWGCARSYVCPQGGAGWGGAACPLGCTWSHMFRHGDACPWGCAWNHACPQGAACPLGSLWSHMCPCGAACPLGCAQTCACPWGGCVSLGVCVEPREFSG encoded by the exons ATGGG atggggggtgcccatccccgagccccccccggctccgttcccgcagcagcagcaggaagcgcTGGCCGCCcggcggcagcaggagctggagcagcagcggcagcgggAGCGGCAGGAggccctggagcagcagcagcgcctgGAGCAGCTCCATGCCCTGCGCACCAAGGACAAGAGCCGCGAGA gtgcCATAGCCAGCACAGAGGTGAAGCTGAAGCTGCAGGAGTTCCTGCTCAGCAAGACAAAGGAGCCGGGCACCGGCCCCCCCAACcattccctcccccagcaccccaaatgTTG ggCTCACCACACCTCGTTGGACCAGAGTTCCCCCCCCCAGACCGgcagcccggggacccccccatcCTACAAACTCCCCCTCCTCGGCACCTACGACGGCCGGGATGATTTCCCGCTCCGCAAAACCG CCTCCGAACCCAACCTGAAAGTGCGCTCGCGGTTAAAACAGAAGGTGGCGGAGCGGAGAAGCAGCCCCCTCCTGCGCAGGAAGGACGGCACTGTCATCAGCACCTTCAAGAAGCGCGCCATCGAGATCACGG TGTCCTCGGTGTGCAGCAGCGCCCCCGGCTCCGGGCCCAGCTCCCCCAACAGCTCCCACAGCGCCATCGCCGAGAACGGCTTCACCGGCTCTGTCCCCAACATCCACGCGGAG cagctcctgccccagcaccgagccctgacGCTGGACGGCGCCAGCCAGCTCAGCCTCTACacgtccccgtccctccccaacatctccctggggctgcaggccacCGTCACCGTCACCAACTCCCACCTCAAC GCGTCCCCCAAGCTGTCACCGCAGGCGGAGGCTGAGCGGCCAGCTGTGGCCACTCTGCGCCCTGGGGCCGCCCTCACTGGCAAGTTCCTGAGCACGTCCTCCATCCCGGGCTGCCTGCTGGGGGTGGCCCTGGAAGGAGACCCTCCTGCCGGCCCCGCGTCCCTGCTGCAGCACGTCCTGCTGCTGGAGCAAGCGCGCCAGCAGAGCACCCTCATTGCTG TGCCTCTGCATGGGCAGTCGCCGCTGGTGACAGGGGAGCGCGCGGGGAGCGTGCGGACGGTGAGCAAGCTGCCGCGGCACCGGCCCCTGAGCCGCACGCAGTCGTCCCCGctgccccagagcccccaggccctgccccacggcgccctgccccacggcaccctcCAGCACCACTTCCttgacaagcagcaggtccagctgGGCaag ctgctccccaagGCGGGGGAGCTAGCGCGGcagccccccacccaccccgagGAGACAGAGGAGGAGTTGACGGAGCAGCAGTCGCCCCCCCCAGGCGACGGGGTCCCCCCTGGCCCCCCTGTTGCCATCGCCTCCCCGGACGCCAGCGACCCCCCAGAGCGGCTGCAGGACCCTGAAATGCCTCACGAGGAGCCGGGTGACAGCGGGGACGAAGCCGAGGGCTCTGGGGTCTCCGATGTCACTGAGCTGGGGGTCACATACAAGCAG GTGTTCCCCGAGGCGCCGCTGCAGCTGTATCCTGCCCCCACCCTGGGCATCCTGGCGCTGCCCCACCCGGCCCTCGCCCGCACCCAGTCGTCCCCCGCCAGCGCCGCCATCAAGCCCCCCGCACCTGACGGGCCCCCCAAGCATCTCTTCACCACAG GTGTGGTGTACGACACCTTCATGCTGAAGCACCAGTGCACCTGTGGGAACACCAACATCCACCCCGAGCACGCTGGTCGCATCCAGAGCATCTGGTCCCGCCTGCAGGAGACCGGACTCCTCGGCAAGTGCGAG cgcATCCGGGGCAGGAAGGCGACGCTGGAGGAGATCCAAACGGTGCACTCAGAGCATCACACGCTGCTCTATGGCACCAGCCCCCTCAACCGCCAAAAACTCGACAGCAAGAAGCTCCTGG GTCCCATTAGCCAGAAGATGTACGCAGTGCTGCCGTGCGGGGGCATCGGG GTGGACAGTGACACGGTGTGGAATGAGATGCACTCCTCCAGCGCCGTGCGCATGGCAGTGGGCTGCCTGGTGGAGCTTGCCTTCAAGGTGGCCGCTGGGGAGATCAAG aaCGGCTTCGCCGTCATCCGCCCCCCCGGACACCATGCGGAGGAGTCCACGGCCAT gggctTCTGCTTCTTCAACTCGGTGGCCATCTCGGCCAAActgctccagcagaagctgaGCGTGGGCAGGATCCTCATCGTGGACTGG GACATCCACCACGGGAACGGGACCCAGCAAGCCTTCTACAGCGACCCCAATGTCCTCTACATCTCCCTGCACCGCTATGATGACGGCAACTTCTTCCCAGGCAGTGGAGCGCCTGAGGAG GTCGGCAGCGGGATGGGAGTGGGCTACAACATCAACATCGCCTGGACCGGGGGCGTTGACCCCCCCATCGGGGATGTGGAGTATCTTACCGCCTTCAG GACCGTGGTGATGCCCATCGCCAATGAGTTCTCCCCAGATGTGGTGCTGGTCTCAGCCGGCTTCGACGCTGTCGAGGGTCACCTCTCCCCACTCGGTGGCTACTCCGTCACCGCCAAAT GTTTTGGCCACTTGACGAAGCAGCTGATGATGCTGGCAGGGGGCCGGGTGGTGCTGGCACTGGAGGGGGGGCACGACCTGACGGCCATCTGCGACGCCTCGGAGGCCTGCGTCTCCGCTCTGCTCGGCCTGGAG CTGGAGCCGCTGGATCCgtccctgctgcagcagaagccaaACGTGAACGCGGTGGCCACCCTGGAGAAGGTCATCGAGATCCAGA GCAAGCACTGGGGCTCGGTGAAGCGCTTCGCGACGGCCGTGGGCTGCTCCCTGCTGGAGGCGCAGAagggggaggcggaggaggccGAGACGGTGACGGCCATGGCCCTGCTCTCGGTGGGTGCCGAGCAGGGGAGCGCCGACCCCCAGCCCAGGTATGGCCCCCCGGGAGCCCCCACTGTGCATGGAGACACGCATGTCCCTGGGGGTGTGCATGGAGCCACCCGTGTCCTTGGGGGGCTGCATGTCCCTGGGGGTGTGCATGGAGCCACCCGTGTCCTTGGGGGGCTGCATGTCCCTGGGGGTGTGCATGGAGCCACCCGTGTCCTTGGGGGGCTGCATGTCCCTGGGGGTGTGCATGGAGCCACACGCGTCCTCAGGGGCATGTGTGTCCCTGGGGCTGTGCACAGTGCCACATGTGTTGTCGCGGGTGGTGCATGTCCCTTGGGCTGTGCATGCAGCCACGTGTGTCCTCAGGGGGATGCATGTTCCCTGGGCTCTACATGGAGCCACATGTGTCCTCGGGGGGCTGTATGTCCCCTGGGCTGTGCATGGACCCACATGTGTCCTCGGGGCGATGTATGTCCCTGGGGCTGTGCACGGAGCTACGTGTGTCCTCAGggaggggcggggtgggggggagctgcGTGTCCCTTGGGCTGTACATGGAGCCACATGTTTCGTCATGGGGATGCATGTCCTTGGGGGTGTGCATGGAACCATGCATGTCCTCAGGGGGCTGCATGTCCCCTGGGCTCTTTATGGAGCCACATGTGTC